The DNA window TGCGAACCTAAAATACAAGCGCCTTGACCACCGACAGCTTTACCAAACGTGATGATCAGTATGTTTGGTCTTATCGTTTCGACAGACCCTAAGCCATGTTTGCCCAAAACGCCAAACGCGTGAGCATCATCAACCATTAGCCACGCATTGTGCTTTTTGGCAAGGTCCGCTATCGCATCGAGCTGGGCACAGTCACCATCCATTGAAAAAATGCCTTCGGTTACAATAAGCTTGTTTTCGGATTTTGATTTTTCGAGCCGACTTCTAAGATGGTTTACGTCATTATGGTTAAAGCGTTCCAGCTTTGCATTCGAATCTAAGCTACCGTCAAGCAAACTCGCGTGGTTCAATTTATCTTGAAATACAGTGCTGTTAGTGCTGACTTTCGGGTCATTAAATAATGCTTTTATCACACCTACGTTAGCACTAAAACCTGAATTGCAGAGCAACGCGGCTTCGTAACCTAATGTATCGCATAAAAGAGCTTCGAGCGCGTAATGTTCTTGCGTATACCCCGTCACTAACGCCGACGCACTCGCGCCTATCCGATTTTGCCTTAAATTCGAAACATCCGTTACAGAACCAATTCCGAGGTAATCATTGCTTGCAAAATTCAAATAGCGTCTACCATCGACGGTGATCTGGCGACCATCCGACGACTCGATGCACGTGCGCGCTCTTCTCAAATTTTCGAGTTCGCGCGCAATTACTGCTTGTTCTACAAAAGCGAAATGGCTCATATTAGGCTTCGTAAAACAACTCAGAGGTCTGTTTATCCGCGATAGCTGAACTCAGCGAGGCTTCATAGGCTTCGTCAGAATAGTCTTCTCGAGTTTCCGGACGCATACCGAGCTTCTTAAGTAATAACATGTCTGCATCTGCTTCAGGGTTTTCAGTTGTCAGCAACTTATCACCGTAAAAAATGCTATTTGCCCCCGCGAAGAAACACATGGATTGCATTTGTTCGTTCATTTGAGTGCGGCCTGCAGACAAACGCACATAACTTTTAGGCATCATGATACGCGCTACTGCGATAGTGCGGATAAATTCAAAATGATCTAAATCGTCTACGTTTTCAAGTGGCGTACCTTTTACTTTCACTAGCATGTTGATTGGCACACTTTCTGGTTGCTTAGGTAAGTTTGCTAAATTAAGTAATAAGCCAAAACGATCTGCTGCTTGCTCACCCATACCCACGATGCCACCTGAACACACTTTCATGCCTGCACCACGAACATGATCAAGCGTGTCTAAACGGTCCTGATAAGTACGTGTTGTGATGATTTGTTGATAGTACTCGGGTGAGGTATCGAGATTGTGGTTGTAATAATCCAAACCAGCCGTCGCTAAGGTATTTGCTTTGTCTTCAGACAGCATGCCAAGCGTCATACACGTTTCTAGGCCAAGCGCTTTGACTTCTTTTACCATTTTTTCGATGTACGGCATGTCTCTGTCTTTCGGATCTGACCAAGCTGCACCCATACAAAAACGTGTCGCGCCTTTAGTTTTCGCTAGTCGAGCTTGTTCTACTACCTTCTCTACTTCCATTAATCGTTCACGCTCTAACTCTGTTTTGTAATGACCTGACTGCGGACAGTATTTACAATCTTCAGGACAAGCACCGGTTTTAATGGACAGGAGCGTTGAGATTTGAACTTCATTCGGGTTAAATGTTTCACGGTGAATTGACGCCGCTTTAAATAGCAGGTCGTTAAATGGCATTTCAAATAGCGCTTTGACTTCTTCATAAGTCCAATCGTGACGTACAGTTCCCAAACTCATAACTATCTCTTCTTTATTGTCTTCTATCCCTTGCCGGGACTGTGGTTTTTGCTTAGTCTACTGCACGAATGTTTGTTGTCAACGCTGACCAGCCACCAAAGGTTTACCATTGAATAAATTAAACACTATTGATTTGGATTTTGATAAAAATCATATCTGGCATCCTTATACATCGATGATTAATCCACTCCCTGTGTATCCAGTTGCACGGACTTACGAGAATAAAATTATCCTCGAAAATGGCAAAACGCTCATTGATGGGATGGCCTCATGGTGGAGCGCAATTCACGGTTATAGTCACCCCGAACTCGTAAATGCTATCGTCGAGCAAGCGCAAACTATGAGTCACATTATGTTTGGAGGCATCACGCATGAGCCCGCCGTTGAGCTCTGTAAAAGACTAGTTAATATAACTGCGCCTCGCTTAAGTAAAGTTTTTCTAGCCGACAGTGGTTCTGTAAGTGTCGAAGTATCAATAAAAATGGCGATGCAATATTGGCTGAGCCAAGGTATTACGACCAAGTCAAAACTCATGACCGCAAAAAAAGGCTATCATGGCGACACGTTCGCCGCGATGAGTGTTTGTGATCCGATTAATTCGATGCACAGCATGTATAAAGGTTTCTTGCCTGAACACATATTCGTTGAAGCCCCAAAGTCCGCTTTTTATTCCAATTTCGACGAACTAGAACTTGAGCAACTTGAAGATGCGTTTAAAAATCACCATAACGAGGTTTGTGCATTTATCATTGAACCCATTGTACAAAACGCGGGAGGAATGAATTTCTACCATCCAAGCTACCTTAAATCGTTGAGACTGCTATGCGACAAATACGATGTCCTTCTCATTTTGGATGAAATCGCAACAGGCTTCGGCCGCACAGGAAAATTATTTGCCTACGAACACGCAAATATAGAGCCAGACATTCTGTGTATCGGTAAAGCTCTGACTGGTGGCATGATGACCTTATCAGCTACTTTGACGACGGATAAAATTGCAAATGGGATAAGTTCTGGTGAAGCGGGTGTGCTTATGCATGGACCTACTTTTATGGGCAACCCTTTAGCTTGTAAGGTTGCGAGCGCCAGTATAGATTTGCTGTTTGAATCGAATTGGGCTGACAATGTCACTCGCGTTGAATCGTCACTTAAAGCACTAAAATCCTGTGAAACGTTATCTTCCGTTGTTGACGTTAGAATATTAGGTGCTATTGGCGTTGTAGAACTTAATAGAAGTGTTGATGTAGCCAAAATACAGCGTTTCTTTATCGAAAAAGGTGTCTGGATCCGTCCGTTTGGCAAACTAATCTATTTAATGCCGCCATATACTTCACCATCAGAAGATATAACTCGACTTTGTAATGCAGTTTTTGATGCTATCTATCAAGATGAATTTTAGTGCATAACTCACTGACAGTTTGAGTGGACTACCACTCAAACTGACGTGCCATGTTACTGATGGTTCTTAGTGCGACATGGTGGATATTTCGCTTTTGGTAAAGATGCTGTAAAGACTTATCTTTTACTTCACCTACTACAACTTCTTTAACTTGATACCCCATTGCATGCGCAGCTGCGCTGTAGGCGACATATTCCCAACGTCGAATGTTCGTGTTATCGACAATGACCAGCTCAATCCCTTCCGCTAGCGAGTTGATGAATCGCGCTAAGTTTAAATTATGAAACTCAGATAGTTTCGTTTTATCAAATTGATAGGACC is part of the Pseudoalteromonas xiamenensis genome and encodes:
- a CDS encoding aminotransferase class I/II-fold pyridoxal phosphate-dependent enzyme, with product MSHFAFVEQAVIARELENLRRARTCIESSDGRQITVDGRRYLNFASNDYLGIGSVTDVSNLRQNRIGASASALVTGYTQEHYALEALLCDTLGYEAALLCNSGFSANVGVIKALFNDPKVSTNSTVFQDKLNHASLLDGSLDSNAKLERFNHNDVNHLRSRLEKSKSENKLIVTEGIFSMDGDCAQLDAIADLAKKHNAWLMVDDAHAFGVLGKHGLGSVETIRPNILIITFGKAVGGQGACILGSQSFIDYLLQFNREYIYSTAMSPILAALNLKQVERVLNASAQREKLQSNIEYFTRCATELALPLLSSKSPIQPIVLGDAEATVCAQKKLREKGIWLTAIRPPTVPFNTARLRITITSEHTREDIDTLLMELKQIV
- the bioA gene encoding adenosylmethionine--8-amino-7-oxononanoate transaminase, coding for MNKLNTIDLDFDKNHIWHPYTSMINPLPVYPVARTYENKIILENGKTLIDGMASWWSAIHGYSHPELVNAIVEQAQTMSHIMFGGITHEPAVELCKRLVNITAPRLSKVFLADSGSVSVEVSIKMAMQYWLSQGITTKSKLMTAKKGYHGDTFAAMSVCDPINSMHSMYKGFLPEHIFVEAPKSAFYSNFDELELEQLEDAFKNHHNEVCAFIIEPIVQNAGGMNFYHPSYLKSLRLLCDKYDVLLILDEIATGFGRTGKLFAYEHANIEPDILCIGKALTGGMMTLSATLTTDKIANGISSGEAGVLMHGPTFMGNPLACKVASASIDLLFESNWADNVTRVESSLKALKSCETLSSVVDVRILGAIGVVELNRSVDVAKIQRFFIEKGVWIRPFGKLIYLMPPYTSPSEDITRLCNAVFDAIYQDEF
- a CDS encoding AAA family ATPase, whose amino-acid sequence is MKQAFILRGLPGSGKSHYAFSLAEELVGGDETRYVICSTDDYFLQSDGSYQFDKTKLSEFHNLNLARFINSLAEGIELVIVDNTNIRRWEYVAYSAAAHAMGYQVKEVVVGEVKDKSLQHLYQKRNIHHVALRTISNMARQFEW
- the bioB gene encoding biotin synthase BioB; this encodes MSLGTVRHDWTYEEVKALFEMPFNDLLFKAASIHRETFNPNEVQISTLLSIKTGACPEDCKYCPQSGHYKTELERERLMEVEKVVEQARLAKTKGATRFCMGAAWSDPKDRDMPYIEKMVKEVKALGLETCMTLGMLSEDKANTLATAGLDYYNHNLDTSPEYYQQIITTRTYQDRLDTLDHVRGAGMKVCSGGIVGMGEQAADRFGLLLNLANLPKQPESVPINMLVKVKGTPLENVDDLDHFEFIRTIAVARIMMPKSYVRLSAGRTQMNEQMQSMCFFAGANSIFYGDKLLTTENPEADADMLLLKKLGMRPETREDYSDEAYEASLSSAIADKQTSELFYEA